From Dryobates pubescens isolate bDryPub1 chromosome 22, bDryPub1.pri, whole genome shotgun sequence, the proteins below share one genomic window:
- the TMEM109 gene encoding transmembrane protein 109 — protein MGQRALVVLLLWLPVLGVVAAQEDGQDKFHGQEKFRGHATADDLLTRLGRATWDTLESWVGSQALHLVAESLSATVWVVSSGISVALTMLCGILGDLLAATGFSGDRLVRTAALGPSEVQRVLLWGLAALVGSWLLSWLRGLLLPTLRWVKIFCFLGAFLNVAASQETPTAKAGMLLGLWVLYTLLEKLVAPPSGSSRLDEAVRSLEWKVEELRRRQKWGGPRNREE, from the exons ATGGGTCAGCGGGCTCTggtggtcctgctgctgtggctgcctgtcCTCGGCGTGGTGGCAGCGCAGGAGGACGGCCAGGACAAGTTCCACGGCCAGGAGAAGTTTCGTGGCCATGCCACCGCCGACGACCTGCTGACACGGCTGGGTCGAGCCACCTGGGACaccctggagagctgggtgggcTCTCAAGCCCTGCACCTGGTGGCTGAG AGCCTCTCCGCCACCGTCTGGGTGGTGTCCTCGGGGATCTCGGTGGCCCTGACCATGCTCTGCGGCATCCTGGGCGACCTCCTGGCCGCCACCGGCTTCAGCG GGGACCGGCTGGTGCGGACGGCGGCGCTGGGTCCCAGCGAGGTGCAGCGAGTGCTGCTGTGGGGTCTGGCGGCCCTGgtgggctcctggctgctctcgtGGCTGCGGGGGCTGCTCTTGCCCACCCTCCGCTGGGTGAAGATCTTCTGCTTCCTGGGGGCTTTCCTCAACGTGGCGGCTTCCCAGGAGACCCCCACGGCCAAGgcggggatgctgctggggctctgggtgCTCTACACCTTGCTGGAGAAGCTGGTGGCGCCCCCCAGTGGCAGCAGCCGCCTGGACGAGGCCGTGCGCAGCCTGGAGTGGAAGGTGGAGGAGCTGCGGAGGAGGCAGAAGTGGGGGGGACCCCGGAACCGTGAGGAGTGA
- the TMEM132A gene encoding LOW QUALITY PROTEIN: transmembrane protein 132A (The sequence of the model RefSeq protein was modified relative to this genomic sequence to represent the inferred CDS: inserted 1 base in 1 codon; deleted 2 bases in 2 codons), with protein MGVGSRKRTGTGSRDWHGVRNGGEAVPGLALALGNAPGAVPGAARGRCLGPGGTRRCRCRSRPGPIVWARRRRDGXRRWLLARTRRGALPAMAPTPAPGAAPGTRLALLIAALICASARGDGEPPDPVYLPVELEVLGVPESYRLQRADQDVPTNSSLHARTDTYLLLAHGSAPQPLLQATYPPFSTRQEVPTESPAGREGWAVRAVSLESSVSPAEPFARVLFHLWGPDWMPGQRDHHGQQHHPGEWDHHPGERDHPGKQNYPREWSHPGQQDHPGQWDHPGEQNHPREWDHHPGEQHHPGEQHHPGEQHHPGEWDHPGKRDHREHSVEHEHPGAWDLPCVTLHAHHRGRVARGTCRLQAPLGACVVELEIPPRWFSSPPPTPRSRRRAAEPPVAPEPAEPAELRYGLLAAADCGRARSPGEAPRYLGRLELRGAEPGRRQEVRLDDKVLLRVPDASLRPGQRFTATLSLRHNFTAEQLTLRIKAKKGLQVVAARAGDSSAWSTQLERTRGAKHSMAVVTCQRRGDSEWRASDSAAFLLLDVVVENGTGGLAPVRPLTWQVEYPGQDPEAQKDKLVWEVQVSERDVRALVPLVQDLELLNTAPLTGVPRSIPVRLVMVAAGGGITQLPDPPRCESADRQVLQVSDSCDRVFVGGKESRGAGGARVDFWWRRLHASLSFSVWAPLLPLRVQLGDTVLEQVRGWRLPAGTDSGGPAEAEEPGEEAERRARGCRAQYQRTGVRVLAHFVSHPLDGGRHLAYLPAPQWLLDVTHLVAGRTRVQDPRVASLEGGTVVVGREPGVTSVEVRSPLSDSILGEQMLVVSEEKVTVTELRAQVVAGLSLALRAEPGHPGMVTATATGTTALRAPKQEATLSVWLSFSDRTLAPLELYGWQDATLTVTTLDPSVATVGGSPGGPSARPWVVAEGPGRGALLQLSLYPPDACRRGRHRAAALGTGTAWLEVGLGQRLPTTGGPRARGGRPRASSPFPRAEGAMSGEAVTAASEPRRRDPAGVGPAATKLHGLGSSSEEEEDEEGYGHRSRAGGLEEEEEEEMVKAPERVTDLEIGMYVLLGVFCLAIFIFLVNCIFFVLRYQQKELPDGASAAPSAPQPHNWVWLGTDQEELSRQLDRQQPEPPGAKAATDGGRCCCGEPPGAAPAPEAGAPPPADTPTPGAPLPRKEGGTAGGGRRKRVEFVTFAPARAPEEPPEPVPNVQSILVASEDDIRWVCEDMGLRDPEELRSYMERIRGSS; from the exons ATGGGAGTGGGGAGCAGGAAGCGGACTGGGACGGGGAGCAGGGATTGGCACGGGGTGAGGAATGGGggggaagctgtgccagggctggctctggcgTTAGGGAACGCGCCTGGAGCCGTGCCCGGCGCTGCTCGGGGCCGGTGTTTAGGACCCGGCGGGACGAGGCGGTGCCGGTGC CGGTCCCGCCCCGGCCCCATTGTCTGGGCGCGGAGGCGGAGGGACG ACCGGCGGTGGCTGCTCGCACGGACACGCCGCGGAGCCCTCCCGGCCATGGCTCCCACACCGGCCCCGGGAGCGGCCCCGGGGACCCGGTTGGCGCTGCTGATCGCCGCCCTGATCTGCGCCTCAG CCAGGGGTGACGGGGAGCCCCCAGACCCCGTGTACCTGCcggtggagctggaggtgctcgGCGTGCCCGAGTCCTACCGGCTGCAGCGGGCAGACCAGGACGTGCCCACCAACAGCTCCCTGCACGCCCGCACCGACACCTACCTGCTGCTGGCGCACGGCtcggccccccagcccctgctgcaggccaccTACCCACCCTTCAGCACCCGCCAG GAGGTGCCCACAGAGAGCCCCGCAGGGAGGGAGGGTTGGGCCGTCCGTGCTGTGTCACTCGAGAGCTCCGTGTCCCCAGCCGAGCCCTTCGCCCGGGTCCTCTTCCACCTGTGGGGTCCTGACTGGATGCCAGGGCAGCGGGACCACCatgggcagcagcaccaccccGGGGAGTGGGACCACCACCCTGGGGAACGGGACCACCCTGGGAAGCAGAACTACCCCAGGGAGTGGAGCCACCCCGGGCAACAGGACCACCCTGGGCAGTGGGACCACCCTGGGGAGCAGAACCACCCCAGGGAGTGGGACCACCACCCCGGGGAGCAGCACCACCCCGGGGAGCAGCACCACCCCGGGGAGCAGCACCACCCCGGGGAGTGGGACCACCCTGGCAAACGGGACCACCGGGAGCACTCCGTGGAGCACGAACACCCCGGGGCGTGGGACCTCCCCTGCGTCACCCTCCATGCCCACCACCGCGGGCGGGTGGCCCGTGGGACGTGCCGCTTGCAG GCACCCTTGGGCGCCTGCGTGGTGGAGCTGGAGATCCCTCCGCGCTGGTTCTCCTcaccgccccccaccccccgcagcCGCCGGCGGGCGGCCGAGCCCCCCGTGGCCCCCGAGCCGGCCGAGCCGGCCGAGCTGCGCTACGGGCTGCTGGCGGCGGCGGACTGCGGCCGCGCACGGAGCCCCGGGGAGGCGCCGCGGTacctggggaggttggagctgcgGGGGGCAGAGCCGGGGCGGCGCCAGGAGGTCCGCTTGGACGACAAGGTCCTGCTGAGGGTACCCGACGCCAGCCTGCGCCCCGGGCAGCGCTTCACCGCCACCCTCAGCCTGCGGCACAACTTCACCGCCGAGCAGCTGACCCTCCG GATCAAGGCCAagaaggggctgcaggtggtGGCTGCccgggctggggacagcagtgctTGGAGCACCCAGCTGGAGCGTACCCGAGGTGCCAAGCACTCGATGGCCGTGGTGACGTGCCAGCGCAGAGGGGACAGTGAGTGGAG GGCGAGCGACTCGGCTGCGTTCCTGCTGCTGGACGTGGTGGTGGAGAACGGCACGGGGGGGCTGGCCCCGGTGCGCCCCCTGACCTGGCAGGTGGAGTACCCTGGGCAGGACCCCGAGGCCCAGAAGGACAAACTGGTCTGGGAGGTCCAAGTGTCTGAGAGGGATGTCCGAGCCCTCGTCCCCCTGGTGCAG gacctggagctgctgaacaCCGCGCCCCTGACGGGGGTCCCTCGCTCCATCCCGGTCAGACTGGTGAtggtggcagctgggggtggcaTCACCCAGCTCCCAGACCCCCCTCGCTGCGAGTCAGCCGACAGgcaggtgctgcag GTGTCGGATTCCTGTGACAGAGTCTTCGTGGGGGGCAAGGAGAgccggggggccgggggggcgcGGGTGGATTTCTGGTGGCGGCGGCTCCACGCCTCGCTGAGCTTCAGCGTCTGGGCACCGCTGCTGCCCCTGCGTGTCCAGCTGGGGGACACCGTCCTGGAGCAGgtcaggggctggaggctgcctgctggcaccGACAG CGGTGGCCCAGCCGAGGCggaggagcctggggaggaggcggagcggcgggcgcggggctgcagagcccagtaCCAGCGCACGGGGGTGAGGGTCCTGGCGCACTTCGTGTCCCACCCCCTGGACGGCGGCCGTCACCTCGCCTACCTGCCCGCCCCCCAGTGGCTCCTGGACGTCACCCACCTGGTGGCCGGCCGCACGCGGGTGCAGGACCCACGGGTGGCCTCGCTGGAGGGGGGCACCGTGGTGGTCGGCAGAGAGCCTGGGGTCACCTCTGTGGAg GTCCGCTCCCCACTGTCAGACTCCATCCTGGGGGAGCAGATGCTGGTGGTGTCCGAGGAGAAGGTGACAGTGACAGAGCTGCGTGCCCAGGTGGTGGCTGGGCTGTCCCTGGCGCTGCGGGCAGAGCCAGGCCACCCTGGCATGGTCACAGCCACCGCCACGGGGACAACCGCCCTGCGTGCCCCCAAGCAG GAGGCGACGCTCTCGGTCTGGCTGTCCTTCTCCGACCGCACGCTGGCCCCGCTGGAGCTCTACGGCTGGCAGGATGCCACCTTGACTGTCACCACCTTGGACCCCTCGGTGGCCACCGTCGGGGGCTCCCCTGGGGGCCCCTCCGCTCGCCCCTGGGTGGTGGCCGAGGGGCCGGGCCGcggggccctgctgcagctcagcctgtaCCCGCCGGACGCTTGCCGCCGGGGCCGGCACCGGGCGGCAGCGCTGGGCACCGGCACCGCCTGGCTCGAGGTGGGGCTGGGCCAACGCCTCCCCACCACCGGCGGCCCCCGAGCCCGGGGGGGTCGCCCCCGAGCCAGCTCCCCCTTCCCGAGAGCCGAAGGGGCCATGTCGGGGGAGGCAGTGACGGCAGCCAGCGAGCCCCGGCGGAGGGACCCCGCGGGCGTAGGACCTGCTGCCACCAAGCTCCACGGCCTGGGGTCTTCctcggaggaggaggaggacgaggAAGGCTACGGCCACCGCAGCCGAGCTGGCGGgctggaagaagaggaggaggaggagatggtgaAGGCTCCTGAGCGGGTGACCGACCTGGAGATCGGCATGTACGTCCTGCTGGGCGTCTTCTGCTTGGCCATCTTCATCTTCCTGGTCAACTGCATCTTCTTCGTCCTGCGCTACCAGCAGAAGGAGCTGCCCGACGGCGCCAGCGCTGCCCCCtccgccccccagccccacaactGGGTTTGGTTGGGCACCGACCAGGAAGAGCTGAGCCGGCAGCTGGACCGGCAGCAGCCGGAGCCGCCGGGAGCCAAAGCGGCCACCGACGGCGGCCGCTGCTGCTGCGGGGAGCCGCCGGGCGCCGCGCCCGCCCCGGAAGCCGGGGCTCCCCCCCCCGCCGATACCCCAACGCCCGGAGCTCCTCTGCCTCGCAAAGAGGGGGGCACGGCG GGGGGGGGCCGCAGGAAGAGGGTGGAGTTTGTCACCTTTGCCCCCGCCCGGGCCCCCGAGGAGCCCCCCGAGCCCGTCCCCAATGTCCAGTCCATCCTGGTGGCCAGCGAGGATGACATCCGTTGGGTGTGTGAGGACATGGGGCTGAGGGACCCCGAGGAGCTCAGGAGCTACATGGAGAGGATCCGGGGTAGCTCCTGA
- the SLC15A3 gene encoding LOW QUALITY PROTEIN: solute carrier family 15 member 3 (The sequence of the model RefSeq protein was modified relative to this genomic sequence to represent the inferred CDS: substituted 1 base at 1 genomic stop codon) — protein sequence MAGRGGSGERSPLLGVGPGPQGRGAGRVAVLVVEALAGVAFFSTSSGLGLYLSSSSTLGWGAAQASQAAAFFLAASDLLSPVGGWLADVYLGRYGSLVLSLALCLLVGCVLPLAATLDGRLSLCGQLPAGTLRNCSWQRGGTCRGRPPELYCAPTVYTGLLVLALGVSSIKANLSPFGAEQVREQGGDATRRFFNWFYWSTNIGAAFSLLLLAFVQQHVSLLASCLIPVACLALALLIFLLATPTFIIKPPRGSQVSSMIKLALKNLGCAWPGDTRASTQEAEDPLPSSRAQPGAPSPEEDLANFQVLARVLPVLLTFIPYWMVYSQIQATYQLQALHLHIPSTFQHAPYTGGQRAXPASAPQFPAAWLLLANLVVLLALVPLKNHIIDPFLARRKLLPSALERLALGAFFSLTSILTAGFLERERLRYVRHSRVVPQLLGEDLYVAATLPVWWQVPQHLLLSISQLLVSISRLEFACTEAPRSMRGALMGLFCFTSGLGFLLGEGLLALLSQPTHGWMRCPKDPADINHCRLDNYFFLLVGIQLVNCLLFIWISKHYKSHPALLSAPHPSMGPEED from the exons ATGGCCGGGCGGGGGGGCAGCGGGGAGCGCAGCCCCTTACTGGGGGTGGGCCCGGGGCCGCAGGGCCGGGGAGCGGGGCGTGTGGCCGtgctggtggtggaggctcTGGCGGGGGTGGCtttcttcagcacctccagcggCCTGGGGCTctacctcagcagcagcagcaccctcgGCTGGGGGGCCGCCCAAGCTTCCCAGGCTGCCGCGTTCTTCCTGGCCGCGTCGGACCTGCTCTCCCCCGTCGGTGGCTGGTTGGCCGACGTCTACCTCGGCCGCTACGGCAGCCTGGTGCTCAGCCTcgccctgtgcctgctggtgGGCTGCGTGCTGCCCCTCGCCGCCACGCTGGACGGGCGCCTGTCGCTGTGCGGGCAGCTGCCCGCCGGCACCCTCCGCAACTGCTCCTGGCAGCGCGGGGGGACGTGCCGGGGCCGCCCCCCCGAGCTCTACTGTGCCCCCACCGTCTACACCGGCCTCCTGGTCTTGGCCTTGGGAGTCAGCTCCATCAAAGCCAACCTCAGCCCCTTCGGGGCCGAGCAG gtgaGGGAGCAGGGTGGTGATGCCACACGCCGCTTCTTCAACTGGTTCTACTGGAGCACCAACATTggggctgccttctccctgctgctgctggcctttgtCCAGCAGCACGTCAGCTTGCTGGCCAGCTGCCTCATCCCCGTTGCCTGCCTGGCCTTGGctctcctcatcttcctcctggcCACCCCCACCTTCATCATCAAGCCCCCCAGAGGCAGCCAGGTCTCTTCTATGATCAAGCTGGCCCTGAAGAACTTGGGCTGTGCCTGGCCGGGGGACACCAGGGCCAG cacacaggaggctgaggaccctctccccagcagcagagcccagcctggagcccctTCACCCGAGGAGGACCTTGCCAACTTCCAGGTGCTGGCCCgggtgctgcctgtgctgctgaccTTCATCCCTTACTGGATGGTCTACTCGCAG ATCCAGGCAACTTATCAGCTGCAAGCTCTTCACCTCCACATCCccagcaccttccagcacgcTCCCTACACG GGTGGGCAAAGGGCTTgacctgcctctgctccccagttcccagctgcttggctgctcctggccaacCTGGTGGTCTTGCTGGCCTTGGTGCCCCTGAAGAACCACATCATTGACCCCTTCCTCGCCCGGCGcaagctgctgccctcagcGCTCGAGCGGCTGGCCCTGGGCGCCTtcttcagcctcacctccatcctcacagcag GCTTCTTGGAGCGGGAGCGGCTGCGGTACGTGCGGCACAGCCGGGTGGTGCCGCAGCTCCTTGGCGAGGACCTCTACGTGGCTGCCACCTTGCCAGTCTGGTGgcaagtccctcagcaccttctcctCAGCATCAGCCAGCTCCTAGTCAGCATCTCCA GGTTGGAGTTTGCCTGCACCGAGGCCCCCAGGTCCATGAGGGGAGCCCTTATGGGGCTCTTCTGCTtcacctctgggctgggcttcctgctgggggaggggctgctggccctgctctcaCAGCCCACCCATGGGTGGATGCGCTGCCCAAAGgaccctgctga CATCAACCACTGCCGTCTGGACAACTACTTCTTCCTGCTGGTGGGGATCCAGCTGGTCAACTGCCTCCTCTTCATCTGGATCTCCAAGCACTACAAGagccacccagcactgctgagtgcCCCACACCCCTCCATGGGGCCAGAAGAGGACTGA